In a genomic window of Alcanivorax sp.:
- the folP gene encoding dihydropteroate synthase, with the protein MIETLTCGARTLDLSAPVVMGILNVTPDSFSDGGRFTERDAALRQAERMLADGAAIIDVGGESTRPGAAPVSEQQELDRVVPVVEALAGELGALVSVDTSTAAVIRDAAAVGAGMINDVRALRRPGALEAAAASGLPVCLMHMLGEPGNMQDDPRYQDVTAEVVDFLRQRIAACEQAGIPRERLLIDPGFGFAKTVTHNLTLMNEMAALQALALPILIGVSRKSLFGKLLGREVNERLPASLAAAVICIERGAMIVRAHDVQETVDVVRFAHAVRQSGDSDRII; encoded by the coding sequence ATGATTGAAACGCTGACCTGTGGGGCGCGGACACTAGACCTGTCCGCGCCTGTCGTTATGGGGATACTGAACGTAACCCCGGATTCCTTTTCTGATGGTGGGCGCTTTACCGAGCGGGATGCTGCCCTGCGTCAGGCTGAGCGAATGCTGGCGGACGGCGCAGCCATTATTGATGTGGGGGGGGAGTCCACCCGCCCCGGTGCTGCGCCGGTGTCCGAACAGCAGGAACTGGATAGGGTGGTGCCGGTGGTCGAGGCCCTGGCTGGCGAGCTCGGCGCCCTGGTGTCCGTGGATACCAGCACAGCGGCGGTGATCCGTGATGCTGCCGCTGTTGGCGCGGGCATGATCAATGATGTGCGCGCCCTGCGCCGCCCCGGCGCGCTGGAGGCGGCCGCGGCCAGCGGATTGCCAGTGTGTCTGATGCACATGCTTGGCGAGCCCGGCAACATGCAGGATGATCCCCGTTATCAGGATGTCACTGCCGAGGTGGTCGATTTTCTGCGTCAGCGCATCGCCGCCTGTGAGCAGGCTGGCATTCCCCGGGAGCGGCTCCTGATCGATCCGGGTTTTGGCTTTGCCAAGACCGTGACGCACAATCTTACCCTGATGAATGAGATGGCCGCGCTGCAGGCGCTGGCGTTGCCAATCCTGATCGGCGTTTCGCGCAAGTCCCTGTTTGGTAAACTGCTGGGCCGGGAAGTGAATGAGCGATTGCCGGCCAGTCTGGCCGCGGCTGTCATCTGTATTGAGCGCGGGGCCATGATTGTCCGTGCCCATGATGTGCAGGAAACCGTGGATGTGGTGCGCTTCGCCCACGCCGTCAGGCAATCAGGCGACAGTGATCGCATAATCTAA